Proteins from one Haloarchaeobius litoreus genomic window:
- a CDS encoding 3-hydroxyacyl-CoA dehydrogenase/enoyl-CoA hydratase family protein, producing MELEEINTVAVLGAGNMGHGIAEVAALAGYDVNMRDIKDEFVQGGYDKIEWSLGKLADSEQIGEDEADAALDRVTPLVDLEETVADADVVIEAVPEKMDIKEDTWTDVEEYAPDRAVFTTNTSSLSITDLSEFTDRPERFCGMHFFNPPIRMDLVEVISGEHTDTETLDIVEDLAEDFGKTPVRVRKDVPGFIVNRVLVPLMNEAAWLVDEGVATIEEVDATTKFDIGLPMGSFELSDYVGIDVGYHVLDYMHEVAGDRYEPAPMMVEKVENEEFGQKSGTGFYDYEDGDGADVPMDDDLFSETVKERLLAVLANEVAYLVGDDVASPEEIDTAVKLGGRWPKGPAKFADEYGVAKLADALDEAYEASGHPRYEAFDYLATVAEEGGFYDQDEGDAEGAPDFDTLEVSYPGDMVGQIELSRPQQMNSISLELIEELDAAIDLMDEDDDVRAILLTGAGSKAFSAGADFMSIAGGGADPFNAVELSKYGQETFGRLEEVEMPVVAAIDGYCLGGGMELATCADVRVATTRSEFGQPEFNLGLIPGWGGTQRLQRIVGMGRAKEIILTAERFEAEAMADYGFVNEVYDPDEFADAAVEYAEKLAGGPPLAQRFTKRAMLKGWDDVEAGLEVESLGFGHVVASEDVHEGINAFFGDDDPEFEGK from the coding sequence ATGGAGCTGGAAGAAATCAACACCGTCGCAGTTCTCGGTGCGGGCAACATGGGACACGGTATCGCCGAAGTCGCAGCACTCGCGGGCTACGATGTGAACATGCGGGACATCAAGGACGAGTTCGTCCAGGGCGGCTACGACAAGATCGAGTGGTCGCTCGGCAAGCTCGCCGACAGCGAGCAGATCGGCGAGGACGAGGCCGACGCCGCCCTCGACCGCGTCACGCCGCTCGTCGACCTCGAGGAGACCGTCGCCGACGCCGACGTGGTCATCGAGGCCGTCCCCGAGAAGATGGATATCAAGGAGGACACGTGGACGGACGTCGAGGAGTACGCCCCCGACCGGGCCGTCTTCACGACGAACACGTCCTCGCTCTCCATCACCGACCTCTCCGAGTTCACCGACCGGCCGGAGCGCTTCTGTGGGATGCACTTCTTCAACCCGCCGATCCGGATGGACCTCGTGGAGGTCATCTCCGGCGAGCACACCGACACCGAGACGCTGGACATCGTCGAGGACCTCGCCGAGGACTTCGGCAAGACGCCGGTCCGCGTCCGCAAGGACGTCCCCGGCTTCATCGTGAACCGCGTCCTCGTCCCGCTGATGAACGAGGCCGCGTGGCTCGTCGACGAGGGCGTCGCCACCATCGAGGAGGTCGACGCGACGACGAAGTTCGACATCGGCCTGCCGATGGGGAGCTTCGAGCTGTCGGACTACGTCGGCATCGACGTCGGCTACCACGTCCTCGACTACATGCACGAGGTCGCGGGCGACCGCTACGAGCCCGCGCCGATGATGGTCGAGAAGGTCGAGAACGAGGAGTTCGGCCAGAAGTCCGGGACGGGCTTCTACGACTACGAGGACGGTGACGGCGCGGACGTTCCGATGGACGACGACCTGTTCAGCGAGACGGTCAAGGAGCGTCTCCTCGCGGTGCTCGCGAACGAGGTCGCCTACCTCGTCGGCGACGACGTCGCCTCGCCCGAGGAGATCGACACCGCCGTCAAGCTCGGCGGGCGCTGGCCGAAGGGGCCGGCGAAGTTCGCCGACGAGTACGGCGTCGCGAAGCTCGCCGACGCACTGGACGAGGCGTACGAGGCGTCCGGCCACCCGCGCTACGAGGCGTTCGACTACCTCGCGACGGTCGCCGAGGAGGGCGGTTTCTACGACCAGGACGAGGGCGATGCGGAGGGCGCACCCGACTTCGACACGCTCGAGGTCAGCTACCCCGGCGACATGGTCGGCCAGATCGAGCTCTCACGGCCCCAGCAGATGAACTCCATCAGCCTCGAACTCATCGAGGAGCTGGACGCCGCCATCGACCTCATGGACGAGGACGACGACGTTCGCGCCATCCTGCTCACCGGCGCTGGCTCGAAGGCGTTCTCCGCGGGCGCGGACTTCATGAGCATCGCCGGCGGCGGCGCGGACCCGTTCAACGCCGTCGAACTCTCGAAGTACGGCCAGGAGACCTTCGGCCGTCTGGAGGAGGTCGAGATGCCCGTCGTCGCGGCCATCGACGGCTACTGTCTCGGTGGCGGCATGGAGCTCGCGACCTGTGCCGACGTGCGCGTCGCGACGACGCGCTCCGAGTTCGGCCAGCCCGAGTTCAACCTCGGTCTCATCCCCGGCTGGGGCGGTACGCAGCGTCTCCAGCGCATCGTCGGCATGGGTCGTGCGAAGGAGATCATCCTCACCGCCGAGCGCTTCGAGGCGGAGGCGATGGCGGACTACGGCTTCGTGAACGAGGTGTACGACCCCGACGAGTTCGCGGACGCGGCCGTCGAGTACGCCGAGAAGCTCGCCGGTGGCCCGCCGCTCGCCCAGCGGTTCACCAAGCGCGCGATGCTGAAGGGCTGGGACGACGTCGAGGCCGGCCTCGAGGTCGAGTCGCTCGGCTTCGGTCACGTCGTCGCCAGCGAGGACGTCCACGAGGGCATCAACGCCTTCTTCGGCGACGACGACCCCGAGTTCGAGGGCAAGTAA
- a CDS encoding acyl-CoA dehydrogenase family protein: MDFALSDEQKQIKEEVARFAENEVKPVAQEYDVEEKYPWEVMEKAADAGLLGAHIPFDYGGADYGNLESALITEELFAVDPGIGLCLTSASFGADAIMEFGTEEQKERFLSPIPEGEAIMGAAISEPDTGSDVSSVSTQAEKDGDEWVINGTKMWITNGSIGDYYVVLCQTDPDAEGRYNGFSQIVVEADRDGFEAEKITGKLGIRSSDTAELILNDVRVPEENLIGTRGMGFLQQMQFFDETRTAVAAQGVGIAKGANEAALSYAQEREQFDRPISDFQAIQHKLADMHTRTEAARMLTYKAAWNVDQGEDITKLASMAKEYASRVAVDVANEAVQIHGGAGYVNDFPVERFYRDAKITQIYEGTTEIQKNIIARELLGKGY; encoded by the coding sequence ATGGATTTCGCGCTGTCAGACGAGCAGAAACAGATCAAGGAGGAGGTCGCTCGCTTCGCCGAGAACGAAGTGAAGCCGGTCGCACAGGAGTACGACGTCGAGGAGAAGTACCCGTGGGAGGTCATGGAGAAGGCCGCCGACGCCGGGCTGCTCGGTGCCCACATCCCGTTCGACTACGGCGGAGCCGACTACGGCAACCTCGAATCCGCGCTCATCACCGAGGAGCTGTTCGCGGTCGACCCCGGCATCGGCCTCTGTCTCACCTCCGCGTCCTTCGGCGCGGACGCCATCATGGAGTTCGGGACCGAGGAGCAGAAGGAGCGCTTCCTCTCGCCCATCCCCGAGGGTGAGGCCATCATGGGCGCGGCCATCTCGGAACCCGACACCGGCTCCGACGTCTCCTCCGTCTCCACGCAGGCCGAGAAGGACGGCGACGAGTGGGTCATCAACGGCACCAAGATGTGGATCACCAACGGCTCCATCGGCGACTACTACGTCGTCCTCTGCCAGACCGACCCCGACGCCGAGGGCCGCTACAACGGCTTCAGCCAGATCGTCGTCGAGGCAGACCGCGACGGCTTCGAGGCCGAGAAGATCACCGGCAAGCTCGGCATCCGTTCGTCGGACACCGCCGAGCTCATCCTCAACGACGTGCGCGTCCCCGAAGAGAACCTCATCGGCACCCGCGGCATGGGCTTCCTCCAGCAGATGCAGTTCTTCGACGAGACCCGCACCGCCGTCGCCGCACAGGGCGTCGGCATCGCCAAGGGCGCGAACGAGGCCGCGCTCTCGTACGCCCAGGAGCGCGAGCAGTTCGACCGGCCCATCTCGGACTTCCAGGCCATCCAGCACAAGCTCGCCGACATGCACACCCGCACCGAGGCCGCCCGGATGCTGACCTACAAGGCCGCCTGGAACGTCGACCAGGGCGAGGACATCACCAAGCTCGCCTCCATGGCCAAGGAGTACGCCTCCCGCGTCGCCGTCGACGTCGCCAACGAGGCCGTCCAGATCCACGGCGGTGCCGGCTACGTCAACGACTTCCCCGTCGAGCGGTTCTACCGCGACGCCAAGATCACCCAGATCTACGAGGGCACCACCGAGATACAGAAGAACATCATCGCCCGCGAGCTGCTCGGGAAGGGCTACTAG
- a CDS encoding class I SAM-dependent methyltransferase: MTETHQQTIDWDEFWRTADTDDHESATPSAHHVREALADLITETGGIDSVADVGCGPGVVTFDLAERYPDADVVGYDAAEAILDENRERATGEGLENVSFERTVLPEFDPGRQFDLVLCYGTLAYVTESEQALQNMYDAVAPGGHLVLGYVNEFGAAQFRAQHAELEESDDPRRDPGEYGERFGLVMAEESTLSFDAIRNAVGTWPRSIWAVAEKPEKRWAWGHVPLVYVPKPE, from the coding sequence ATGACAGAGACACACCAGCAGACCATCGACTGGGACGAGTTCTGGCGCACCGCGGACACGGACGACCACGAGAGCGCGACTCCGAGCGCACACCACGTGAGGGAGGCGCTCGCCGACCTCATCACCGAAACGGGCGGTATCGACTCCGTCGCGGACGTCGGCTGCGGTCCGGGCGTCGTCACGTTCGACCTCGCGGAACGGTACCCCGACGCGGACGTCGTCGGCTACGACGCAGCCGAGGCCATCCTCGACGAGAACCGCGAACGTGCCACGGGAGAGGGGCTCGAGAACGTCAGCTTCGAGCGCACGGTCCTCCCCGAGTTCGACCCCGGCCGCCAGTTCGACCTCGTCCTGTGCTACGGCACCCTCGCCTACGTGACCGAGTCCGAGCAGGCCCTCCAGAACATGTACGACGCGGTCGCACCCGGCGGCCACCTCGTGCTCGGGTACGTGAACGAGTTCGGCGCGGCCCAGTTCCGCGCCCAGCACGCCGAACTCGAGGAGAGCGACGACCCGCGGCGCGACCCCGGCGAGTACGGGGAGCGCTTCGGCCTCGTGATGGCTGAGGAGAGCACGCTCTCGTTCGACGCCATCCGCAACGCCGTCGGCACCTGGCCCCGCAGCATCTGGGCGGTCGCCGAGAAGCCCGAGAAGCGGTGGGCCTGGGGCCACGTCCCGCTCGTCTACGTGCCGAAGCCGGAGTAG
- a CDS encoding DNA-3-methyladenine glycosylase family protein: MSQDAYDHLRTDPELGTVVEEHGALELEPADDLFERLVRSIVSQQVSTSAATAIRERLYDAVEITPAAILAADESTLRDAGLSGQKVGYVRNVATAFEEHGFTAAYFDELSNEAVVDELTDIKGIGVWTAKMQLMFSLARPDVFPVEDLGIRNGMCALYGDELTRGEMVETAERWRPYRSYASLYLWRTVD; encoded by the coding sequence ATGAGTCAGGACGCGTACGACCACCTCCGAACCGACCCCGAGCTGGGTACCGTCGTCGAGGAGCACGGTGCGCTCGAACTGGAGCCGGCCGACGACCTGTTCGAGCGGCTGGTCCGGTCCATCGTCAGCCAGCAGGTCTCCACGTCGGCGGCGACCGCCATCAGGGAGCGCCTGTACGACGCGGTCGAGATAACGCCGGCGGCCATCCTCGCCGCCGATGAGTCGACGCTGCGCGACGCCGGGCTCTCCGGGCAGAAGGTAGGGTACGTCCGAAACGTCGCCACGGCGTTCGAGGAGCACGGCTTCACGGCCGCGTACTTCGACGAACTGTCCAACGAGGCCGTCGTCGACGAACTCACCGACATCAAGGGAATCGGCGTCTGGACCGCCAAGATGCAGCTCATGTTCAGTCTCGCTCGCCCCGACGTGTTCCCGGTCGAGGACCTCGGCATCCGGAACGGTATGTGCGCGCTCTACGGCGACGAACTGACCCGCGGCGAGATGGTCGAGACCGCCGAGCGGTGGCGGCCGTATCGTTCGTACGCGTCGCTCTACCTCTGGCGGACCGTAGACTGA
- a CDS encoding Na+/H+ antiporter NhaC family protein, with amino-acid sequence MVETESAEPADASDPPDLEFYGGRAASAVPLAVFVAWAIFQSGVLGVGDTQGLVVGMLVGLIAGLFLVRGSWKDYADTIFDGMTQRVAATAVVAWLWAGMFANVLRAGQFVNGLVWAADVTGVAGDLFPALTFVLAALLATGIGTGYGTAITFTTVVFPAGLLLGANPTLLFAAILSGAVFGDNLAPVSDTTIVSAVTQDADIGGVVSSRLKYALVAAVFAFAAYVLAGLSMSGIEVTGAGTSLAEQANVAGLVHLVSMGVVIVTAIRGRHIVEAVSWGLLTAVVANLALGLSSLADIVVFVAPAETSLASEFAWLPIVRIAGPDESVAVGGALYDGAVGFFPLIVLTLLIVAAAEIMIRGGGFEAILDFLIGSVATTVRRAELTMVLGTALVNGMITINTAAEIAIAPYIARLGGRFNLNGYRRANILDANTSALGYIFPWGGGLLAGYGAMTSLTESVPWFTEAMVVNPVTVWPYVFHGWFLVAVFVFAAWTGYGREYVHDRQSAEVERV; translated from the coding sequence ATGGTAGAGACGGAGTCGGCCGAACCTGCCGATGCATCGGACCCACCCGACCTGGAGTTCTACGGTGGGCGTGCCGCGAGCGCGGTCCCGCTCGCCGTGTTCGTCGCCTGGGCAATCTTCCAGAGCGGCGTCCTCGGTGTCGGCGACACGCAAGGACTGGTCGTCGGGATGCTCGTCGGCCTCATCGCCGGGCTGTTCCTGGTGAGGGGCTCGTGGAAGGACTACGCGGACACCATCTTCGACGGGATGACACAGCGCGTGGCGGCGACCGCGGTCGTCGCCTGGCTCTGGGCGGGCATGTTCGCGAACGTGCTCCGGGCGGGCCAGTTCGTGAACGGCCTCGTCTGGGCCGCCGACGTCACCGGTGTCGCGGGCGACCTCTTCCCGGCGCTGACGTTCGTGCTCGCCGCGCTGCTCGCGACCGGTATCGGGACCGGCTACGGCACCGCGATCACGTTCACGACCGTCGTCTTCCCCGCGGGTCTCCTGCTCGGGGCGAACCCGACGCTGCTCTTCGCCGCCATCCTCTCCGGTGCGGTGTTCGGCGACAACCTCGCGCCGGTCTCGGACACGACCATCGTGAGCGCGGTCACCCAGGACGCCGACATCGGGGGTGTCGTCTCCTCGCGGCTGAAGTACGCGCTCGTCGCGGCGGTGTTCGCGTTCGCGGCGTACGTCCTCGCCGGCCTGTCGATGTCCGGCATCGAGGTAACCGGTGCGGGGACGAGTCTCGCAGAGCAGGCGAACGTGGCTGGCCTCGTCCATCTGGTCTCGATGGGCGTCGTCATCGTGACGGCGATACGGGGCCGTCACATCGTCGAGGCCGTCTCCTGGGGGCTCCTGACCGCCGTCGTGGCGAACCTCGCCCTCGGGCTCTCCTCGCTGGCGGACATCGTCGTGTTCGTCGCGCCCGCCGAGACGAGCCTCGCGTCCGAGTTCGCGTGGCTCCCCATCGTCCGGATCGCCGGGCCCGACGAGTCCGTCGCCGTCGGTGGGGCGCTCTACGACGGTGCGGTCGGGTTCTTCCCGCTCATCGTCCTGACGCTGCTCATCGTCGCGGCCGCGGAGATCATGATCCGCGGCGGCGGCTTCGAGGCCATCCTCGACTTCCTCATCGGCTCCGTCGCGACGACTGTCCGCCGTGCGGAGCTGACGATGGTTCTGGGGACGGCGCTGGTCAACGGGATGATCACCATCAACACCGCGGCCGAGATCGCCATCGCTCCGTACATCGCGCGGCTGGGTGGGCGGTTCAACCTGAACGGCTACCGGCGCGCCAACATCCTCGACGCGAACACCTCTGCCCTCGGCTACATCTTCCCGTGGGGTGGCGGCCTGCTCGCGGGCTACGGCGCGATGACGAGCCTGACCGAGAGCGTCCCCTGGTTCACCGAGGCGATGGTGGTCAACCCGGTCACCGTCTGGCCGTACGTCTTCCACGGCTGGTTCCTCGTGGCGGTGTTCGTCTTCGCGGCGTGGACCGGCTACGGCCGCGAATACGTCCACGACCGCCAATCCGCGGAGGTGGAGCGCGTATGA
- a CDS encoding DUF7513 family protein, which translates to MSVLSSVFAGIGFRTRTPSFTPGQEVTAFVSGVQDGDAVLRIGDSRLAVSGVDDPSALVDERVLVRVEAFDESSHSGSATLVDVIEGRGL; encoded by the coding sequence ATGAGCGTCCTCTCGTCCGTGTTCGCCGGCATCGGCTTCCGGACGCGAACCCCGTCGTTCACTCCCGGGCAGGAGGTGACCGCGTTCGTCAGCGGGGTCCAGGACGGCGACGCGGTGCTCCGGATCGGCGACTCGCGGCTCGCCGTGTCGGGCGTCGACGACCCGAGCGCACTCGTCGACGAGCGGGTCCTGGTCCGCGTCGAGGCGTTCGACGAGTCGAGCCACTCCGGCAGTGCGACCCTCGTCGACGTCATCGAGGGGCGCGGACTGTAG
- a CDS encoding AzlC family ABC transporter permease yields the protein MLGVVPFGLITGISAIEAGFDAVQTVAMSVLVFAGASQLALIELVGDGAPVAVVVATAAVVNLRYLMYSASIAPYFRDFSPPWKWLSAYALTDQSYAVAVTSFRDDEPSKHRRRWYYLGAAFALWGVWVVSTAVGVVIGGSVPPGLSLEFAVPLTFLALLVPSLKDRLSGLVGVIAGGVAIPAAALPLDLGLVAAALIGLTVGVLVDTFTDWADDEPAGETEGEP from the coding sequence ATGCTCGGAGTCGTCCCGTTCGGGCTCATCACCGGTATCAGCGCGATCGAGGCCGGATTCGATGCCGTGCAGACGGTCGCGATGTCGGTCCTGGTCTTCGCCGGCGCGTCCCAGCTCGCGCTCATCGAGCTCGTGGGTGACGGGGCCCCGGTCGCGGTCGTCGTCGCGACCGCGGCCGTCGTCAACCTCCGCTACCTGATGTACAGCGCGTCCATCGCACCCTACTTCCGTGACTTCTCGCCGCCGTGGAAGTGGCTCTCGGCGTACGCGCTGACCGACCAGTCGTACGCCGTCGCCGTCACGTCGTTCCGCGACGACGAGCCGTCCAAGCACCGACGGCGCTGGTACTACCTCGGCGCGGCGTTCGCCCTCTGGGGGGTCTGGGTCGTGTCGACGGCCGTCGGGGTCGTCATCGGCGGGAGCGTCCCGCCGGGCCTCTCGCTGGAGTTCGCCGTCCCGTTGACGTTCCTCGCACTGCTCGTCCCGTCCCTGAAGGACCGCCTCAGCGGGCTGGTCGGCGTGATCGCGGGGGGCGTGGCCATCCCGGCGGCCGCACTCCCGCTGGACCTCGGGCTTGTCGCCGCCGCGCTGATCGGGCTGACCGTCGGCGTCCTCGTCGACACGTTCACCGACTGGGCGGACGACGAGCCGGCCGGCGAAACGGAGGGCGAGCCATGA
- a CDS encoding AzlD domain-containing protein, translated as MSYDATTLWGIVAAVGVITLALRLSFILLFGRVDDIPNRVERTLELVPAAVLAALVVPAVVALDTSLALQAEPAKVVAAVVAAAVAWRTENVLATIAVGMGALWLVGMVV; from the coding sequence ATGAGCTACGACGCCACGACGCTCTGGGGTATCGTGGCTGCCGTGGGCGTCATCACGCTCGCGCTTCGGCTCTCGTTCATCCTGCTGTTCGGCCGGGTCGACGATATCCCGAACCGCGTCGAACGGACGCTGGAGCTCGTCCCGGCGGCGGTGCTCGCCGCACTCGTGGTACCGGCGGTCGTCGCGCTCGACACCAGCCTGGCGCTGCAGGCCGAGCCGGCGAAGGTCGTCGCGGCGGTCGTCGCCGCGGCTGTCGCCTGGCGCACCGAGAACGTCCTCGCGACCATCGCGGTCGGCATGGGCGCACTCTGGCTTGTCGGGATGGTCGTCTGA
- a CDS encoding DUF7344 domain-containing protein, which translates to MGTTTDTTTTETTPTDSNRPPDGGGPSKGELFEALSNDRRRETLRYLLRQEDGETTKGEVARHIAAQETDKPVEQVTSDERKRVYIALHQTHLPKLHDLGLVEYDSSQGALRLSDTCDGLAVYLDVEAGDDAGDTHPWGRYSLGIGLAGLGVSGVLATGIGPATVGPGLGVAAALALAVTVTGVAQTYGEELDPLPAGEELER; encoded by the coding sequence ATGGGAACCACGACTGACACCACCACGACAGAGACCACACCGACCGACTCGAATCGACCACCGGACGGCGGCGGCCCGTCGAAGGGGGAGCTGTTCGAGGCGCTCTCGAACGACCGACGCCGGGAGACGCTGCGGTACCTGCTCCGACAGGAGGACGGGGAGACCACGAAGGGGGAGGTCGCCCGTCACATCGCTGCGCAGGAGACCGACAAACCCGTCGAGCAGGTGACCTCCGACGAGCGGAAACGGGTGTACATCGCCCTCCACCAGACCCATCTGCCCAAGCTACACGACCTCGGGCTCGTCGAGTACGACTCCTCGCAGGGGGCCCTCCGACTCAGCGACACGTGCGATGGACTGGCCGTGTATCTGGACGTCGAGGCCGGCGACGACGCTGGTGACACACATCCCTGGGGACGGTACTCCCTCGGCATCGGCCTCGCAGGCCTCGGCGTCAGCGGCGTCCTCGCGACCGGCATCGGCCCGGCGACGGTCGGGCCGGGGCTCGGTGTCGCGGCGGCGCTCGCACTCGCGGTCACCGTGACCGGTGTCGCACAGACGTACGGGGAAGAACTGGACCCGCTACCCGCTGGCGAGGAGCTCGAACGGTAG
- a CDS encoding RimK family alpha-L-glutamate ligase, whose protein sequence is MGTSSPVTVGVLSLHSSKESKAICNAIEELGHEPEWLRTENTSVRVGPDGATLKPDVDVVANRMLLSNTEQPCEELGLANTIATLRPMLNEPSATLRATHKIASAAALADEGIQVPEALMALDSDELNAHRDEFGEEAVYKTAIGTHGGGTWKVGQGDPVNAKVGNRYAFLQKLIERDGERHRDIRVYVVGDKVVGAMYRYAPDNDWRTNVALGGDVQDATEDLPTTVKKIAKRAASVVGLDYAGVDIVEGDDGWFVLEVNPTAGFKGLYKATERSPAPYIAKLAIEEAGGEVDDERVRELSATLDDSMPACTPIKSKTTSDEPLVVGYTEEVVVSGTSGSKTVIAKSDTGATRTSIDTRLAADVGAGPIKSVMRVKSGSLKQGKSRPVVDLVVGVGGQQHTVTASVEDRSHMDYPILLGRDILGNYQVDVSKRVDAGSDSEDREEEEETLE, encoded by the coding sequence ATGGGTACATCTTCTCCAGTGACGGTGGGGGTTCTCAGTCTCCACAGCAGCAAGGAATCGAAGGCGATCTGCAACGCGATCGAGGAGTTGGGGCACGAGCCGGAGTGGCTCCGCACCGAGAACACCTCGGTCCGCGTCGGTCCTGACGGGGCCACGCTCAAGCCGGACGTGGACGTCGTCGCGAACCGGATGCTCCTCTCGAACACCGAACAGCCGTGCGAGGAGCTCGGCCTGGCGAACACGATCGCGACGCTGCGACCGATGCTGAACGAGCCGTCGGCGACGCTCCGGGCGACCCACAAGATCGCGAGCGCCGCGGCCCTCGCGGACGAGGGTATCCAGGTCCCCGAGGCACTGATGGCGCTCGACTCGGACGAGCTGAACGCCCACCGGGACGAGTTCGGCGAGGAGGCCGTCTACAAGACCGCCATCGGGACCCACGGCGGCGGCACCTGGAAGGTCGGCCAGGGCGACCCGGTCAACGCGAAGGTCGGGAACCGGTACGCGTTCCTCCAGAAGCTCATCGAGCGCGACGGCGAGCGCCACCGCGACATCCGCGTCTACGTCGTCGGCGACAAGGTCGTCGGGGCGATGTACCGCTACGCGCCGGACAACGACTGGCGGACGAACGTCGCACTGGGTGGCGACGTGCAGGACGCGACCGAGGACCTGCCGACCACGGTCAAGAAGATTGCGAAGCGGGCCGCCTCGGTCGTCGGCCTGGACTACGCGGGCGTCGACATCGTCGAGGGTGACGACGGCTGGTTCGTCCTCGAGGTGAACCCGACGGCCGGTTTCAAGGGCCTGTACAAGGCGACCGAGCGGTCGCCCGCGCCGTACATCGCGAAGCTCGCCATCGAGGAGGCCGGCGGCGAGGTCGACGACGAGCGCGTCCGCGAGCTCTCCGCGACGCTCGACGACTCGATGCCGGCGTGTACGCCCATCAAGTCGAAGACGACGAGCGACGAGCCGCTCGTCGTCGGCTACACCGAGGAGGTCGTCGTCTCCGGCACCTCCGGCTCGAAGACGGTCATCGCGAAGTCCGACACGGGCGCGACGCGGACGAGCATCGACACCCGGCTGGCGGCCGACGTCGGTGCCGGCCCGATCAAGTCCGTGATGCGCGTCAAATCCGGCAGCCTGAAGCAGGGAAAGTCCCGGCCCGTCGTCGATCTCGTGGTCGGCGTGGGCGGCCAGCAGCACACCGTCACGGCGAGCGTCGAGGACCGCTCGCACATGGACTACCCCATCCTCCTCGGCCGCGACATCCTCGGGAACTACCAGGTGGACGTGTCCAAGCGCGTCGACGCCGGGAGCGACAGCGAGGACCGCGAGGAAGAGGAGGAGACCCTCGAGTAG
- a CDS encoding GNAT family N-acetyltransferase, with protein sequence MQIRDATADDFEALRAVAAASLHDSYHHMLDPKTIDVALEEWYAADLLAEQLADDEAVLLVAEDDAGIVAFSQSEIVGKTPSDGRILWLHVHPDHRGHGYGSRLLTETKEALVEHGAQQISGAVLDGNRRGNEFYAAHAFERAGDRTVTVADETLTENIFVATEEEHVEWEALDEVTVDDETAYVNYAEAHRGTEGQFYEAYVDPERERRYGLYCGACNSFDTAMGTMEEVVCNSCGNRRKATRWDAAYL encoded by the coding sequence ATGCAGATCCGGGATGCAACCGCCGACGACTTCGAGGCGCTGCGGGCCGTCGCAGCGGCGTCGCTCCACGACTCCTACCACCACATGCTCGACCCGAAGACCATCGACGTGGCCCTGGAGGAGTGGTACGCGGCCGACCTGCTCGCCGAGCAGCTCGCGGACGACGAGGCCGTCCTCCTCGTCGCCGAGGACGACGCCGGTATCGTCGCCTTCTCCCAGAGCGAGATCGTGGGGAAGACCCCGTCCGACGGCCGGATACTCTGGCTCCACGTCCACCCGGACCATCGGGGCCACGGCTACGGGTCGCGGCTGCTGACCGAGACGAAGGAGGCTCTCGTCGAACACGGCGCACAGCAGATATCCGGCGCGGTGCTGGACGGGAACCGGCGCGGCAACGAGTTCTACGCGGCCCACGCCTTCGAGCGCGCCGGCGACCGGACCGTCACCGTGGCCGACGAGACGCTGACGGAGAACATCTTCGTCGCGACCGAGGAGGAACACGTCGAGTGGGAGGCGCTCGACGAGGTCACCGTCGACGACGAGACCGCGTACGTGAACTACGCCGAGGCCCATCGTGGCACCGAGGGCCAGTTCTACGAGGCGTACGTCGACCCCGAGCGTGAACGGCGCTACGGCCTGTACTGCGGGGCGTGCAACTCCTTCGACACCGCGATGGGGACGATGGAGGAGGTCGTCTGCAACAGCTGCGGGAACCGCCGGAAGGCGACTCGCTGGGACGCGGCCTACCTCTGA